AGTGCTCCAGATTGGAGTAACACCTCTcatattattactattattctCCACCCCACTTACTCCCATATGGAGCACTGAAGAATAATTATTAATGAGCAATTATGCAAATATTCTATTGTATATGCAAATTAGGGGATAAAATCTTTTCCTATTGCCACCCCATAGCAAATACCAAACACCTGCAGCACAAAGAactgcaaaaaaagcaaaaagaaatgaaaaacaaacacacacacatgtacaaAATAGAACGTCATAGGAAGAGTCAAAACCTGAACCACAAGTCCTGCCTGGGTGGGATTTCCCCTCCCTAAACCTTCCTCTGTGCTTCCTGCATCCACGTGGCCTTGGAATGCCACACAATGGATGGATGTGCTGGCTGTAAATATTTACCTATTGCACAGCACCTTCACTCAGGCTCCTGAGGTTCTGACTGAAGGGACGCCTGCAAATCACTCTTTATTTTTACACAGATCTTAAAACCCAACTCCAGTTCATGGCCTGTTAGTTCTGCACAGTCTAAACCAGGCTCTTGGTTGGCTTTCAGGGCTGTGAGCCAGGTTTTACCCACAaacatgctgctgctctggaaaacaaatgcaatttATTATTGGATGTTTCCTTGACTCCCCCATTCCAGTAACACGTTTAAAAAGATGGTATAAAAATCATCAAGTGCTGTAGAAATCGTTGGTAATGATGAAGTGCTTGTCCTGCAGGTTTATTTGCACATTTTACTATATAAAAATGTCACCTTTTACATCTCACAACTTTTCCTTGCACATAAAATAGCTGTAAACAATTTACTACCAAAGATTCTTCTGCCATTTCACCCTCCTGTGAAGGAATGAGAAGTTCCTCAGTTTTTGCTCTTTTCACTACTAATAAATAGAAGCCATTGGAGCCAGTGAAGGGAAATGTTACAGAAGCCTTcaaatgttttcctgctctccatGACCTTTCTGAACACGAACCTGAGGAAGTCTTTGTCAAAGctggtttttccccccagctgctcccaccatggagcagagctgctgtcacagccaggacaggatgGAGCTGAGTATTCCAGGGAACAGATGTGGCAAAACATTCTCCAGCTCATGAACACTTTGCCTGTAGTGTGTGTTGAGAGGTTTTTCTCCTGTAACCACTGTCctcaataatttttttgcagCACAACCCCCCCCAGCAGGATTTGTGTGCTGCTggatgggcagcagggaaggggaattCACCTGGTGCATCCTGGGGTGCTTCAGGATGGAGGCAAAGCCTTGAGCACACAGAgctttgaggaaagaaaagctcttcagcacagccagctcagtGCAGCAAAGGATTTCCAACCTGGAATATTccagtgcagccccaggaaGGCTGACtgggccaggagagctgagtCCCTCCTTGCCACATGCTCAGGTTTTACAGAACCGTggccccaggcacagccagtggtgtcccccagctgcagctcttaTATGGCTTTAGTGTTTGATGTCccacaccagctcctgctggttcAGTGCCAGCTGCCAGCATTTGGCCCCATTAATCCAGTTTTTCTGTGCATGCCATGGGATGGCATCACTGATGAGACCAGTTCACTCTGGATGTTGTAGAGCagtaaagcagaaagaaaacttctGATGCACACACTGGgaatctgttttaaaattggAATTACAGATTTCTgtcagttttcttctttctgctcaCACTGCTGGTTCTCTTCTCTGGTGGCTGGTGGAGATGCCCAGGGCTGATGTTCTGCCAGTTCATGGTTTAATTTTCCATAACtgcaaagagacaaaaaaggGAGTTTGGGTCTAACAGGAATGGTCTCCATCTCCAAGTAACATTCTGTGTCTCCTgcccatcctgctctgctcagtgaGCTCCAGTTTCAGGACGAGCCACAGGAGGATAAAGGGAGGAACCCTGGATCCTCACAGCTTCACCTGCAGGGAACTGAAACTGAAGTGAGCCCTGTCCTTCCCCTCAGACCTGGCTCAGGGAGGTGGGGACACGCCCAGCACGTTCTGGTGTCTGGTTCCCAGTGCAAAcccaggctgctctcagggCTGTGACCCCAGAGGtgagcccagagctgtcctgctgcctgggacagggacactcactCTGATGTTGAATCCCAGCAGGTCACTGATCACTCCTGAGACAGCAGAGAGGATGACAACCCGTGTGATGTTGTAGATCAGTGGGTTCATGGTCAGTCCATACAGCCTGAATGGACTATCCAattcctgcagtgacaggacaaggctCCATTAGTACTCCCCAATACAGAGAATTCATCCTCTGACTTTTAGCTTAGCACTGGCACTCCAGACTGGGCTGCCTCTGTGTCCTTTCTTAGATGAAATTTCCAGTGTTCCAGAGACACCTCCTGCTGAATCCAAAGGCTCTGCAGCAaccccagctgccccagagTTGCAGAATCACCCAGCCCAATCTGGGGACTCCCAGACTCTGCTCACTCCTTCCCaaacctctccctgctgctggcagtgaggaGCATCACAGCTGCTGGGGGAAAATGAGACTGGAGCAGtcaggagaagctgtgctcaccccagcctctcctctcaGTTAAACCACTGCTCATCAAGAGTTCCCAGCACTAATTACCCACACTGGCCttgtgctgctccctctcctgtcacagctgcagcagtaCTGAAAAATCCCCATTGTGAGCACGAACTCAGAGAgccaagggcagggcagggccacgTGGCATTGCCATAACTCCCTGCTGCCAGAAACCCCAGCCATTCAGGCAGAGCTTCTCACCTTCAGCAGCTTTGTGGACAGTTTCAGCACATTGTTCACCAGAGAGAGCTGCTCCTTCTTGTTTGGCTTCTTCTCCATCTTCAGGTACAAGTTTATCTGTGACAGACACCACAGGCCAGGGGTTGATattccagcaccagccccaAATGGTTCCTAACTAAGGGAAATTGGAGCCATTTTTGCAGTCTGCTGTCACTCCTGAGGTAGTGAATTTAGCACTGATAACATCATTCTTTTCCAATTGTTTTGGCTAACACACATGAACCCAGAGACCAAAATAATCTAGAACTTTGGAGTTTGGGTCTGGCCCAACAGGACCAGCTCATCCCTCCCATCCTGACCAGTGCTTTGTCGCCTTCTGGCCAACACAAGGTTGATCCCTACATTTTAAACTTTGATTCCAGTATTTAAGCTGCTTTGAAATACAATAATTATATCCAAACAAAGCACAAAGCCCAGGGAGAACAAGCTGAAGGGAATCACCTGCTCAGTGAGCAGGATGGAAATGTTGCTGTATTTCTTGTTGGTCTCAGAGCCCAGAGATGCCAGACGTAGCAGGAAGAGGAGCAGTGCTGCCTCCCACATCAGGAACTCCCAGTTGTAAGCTGCACTCAGAAAGGTTTTGTGACCCTTAAGAACCTGTGTGGGGAGAAAACAAAGCACCAAATGTCACTGACTAAGTGCCTGTTCATGGGACAAGTGCACAAGCACTGCCCTTGCTcttcctctgcccagccctgtgtgctctaCAGGCACTGACAGCTCTTCCCAGGAAGTGTAAATCACTCCTGAGATGGGGTTACAGGGAAAGGTCTCATTTCTAACCTGCCTTTAGCTTGGAattggatattttttctttctgctcagaAAAGGAGCCttgttcctcctctcccctccctctgtcCAGCCAACAGGCAATGAAGTGCCTTTCCTTGTCCCCCTGGCAATCCCAGCAAGCCTTTTGTAGGCTGGTGAAAGAAAAGCCTCCAGCACTTGGGAGGGTTCTCCCTACTTTATAAACCACAAAGGTTAAAatctcacctgggcacagcagatAAAAGCAATTGAAAGAGCCAGTAAAAAGACTGAGGACACCACAACATCCACAGACCTCTGGGGGCCTCGTCTCTGCAGAAACAAGGACACGGGGTCAGGGCTGGGTGTGGTGTGCAGGCAAAACTCACCACaaacagctggcactgccactgtcacccctCTGCAATAACCAAACCCCAGACCAGGATTCACCTTCAGGTAGGAGCGAAGGGATAACCAGATCTTGATGTTCTCCACCTTCTTGAGCCTGAAGTGAGGGATTTCGTATTTCCTGGCTTTCCGAGCAGATGTGATGTGACTAAAGAGCTTGGCAAACAAAAACCTCTGCAAGGTAAAACCAGAACCATAAATTAGTGTAAAACAGAACAGACTGCTTGGGATTCTCAGTGGCACCTGGCAAAAAGGGTCACTGGGGAAGCTCAGCCTGAGACCTGGGTGCTCAACCTCTGTAGCAGCAGGTGTTTTCATAGAATTCCAGATTGGTTTGTATTGAGAGAGACCCTAAAGCTCATCTTTTTCCagcccttgccatgggcagggacaccttccactctcccaggttgctccaagccctgtccaacctaGCCTTGaagacttccagggatggggcagccacagctgctctgggcagcagagaggggacaaAGTAAGACCTTGGGGACAGGTAAGGGTGGAACAGGGGAGTCAGGAATGCTGTTGATAGGTATAATTTGTGACTGATCAATAAGAACCTTCCCAGACTCCCCTCCCTGACCTTGGCAAGGGCTGGGatgagatgagttttaaggtcatcatcccatttttattcctgctCTCCAGGTTCCTGAAAGGCACCAGCACTTTCAAACCCACCTGCTTGTAGGTTCTCTCAGCAACACACATCATGAAGAAAAACATCCAGGTTAAGCACAGCCTTTCCAGAAAGTTGATGGCAGACAGGATGAGCACAGGGGCGCTGATAGGGGCTCCACAGAAGATGTGCAGAAGCTCCACCAGAgaaatggagcagagctgctccaggttATCCGTGCGGAACAGTCTGTAGAGGAATGGCAGGAAGGCCAATCCGATGGTGATGATGTTTCCCAGCATTTGATACCCCACTCCTTGCTGGTGGGCATTAACCTGGCAAGCAGGAATAGAAAAGGGATGATTACCTGGGGTTTGCATCAAGGAAAAGGCTTGTTCTTGTGGTAGCACCAACTCAGACAAGCAGTCGGCTCCCCTTCCCTTTACAGGACAGAGCCTAAAATAATCCCACCCATTTCAGTCCAAACCCAAAGCCAATCAGCCAAATAATCAACCCCCCACTTTCAGCACCCTGCAGAGACAATCAGTGATAATCAGCACTTGTCAGTCTTCAAGAGACCTCCTAAATAGGGGGTTAGGCAATTTTTCAGTAAGAATACGTGGGGCAACCGTCTTTGAAGCTGGGGAGGGATGAGTCTCATACTGCCCCTAATATTTGCAAATGCAGCTATTTCCAGGGGTTTTGGTGGTTGTTTTCTGAAGTGCGAGGGGTTGCAATGCCACACAGCCTCCTTACCCTGCTCATGATAATCCCACTGATCTCCAGCACAGACATGTCCACCTTCTTGCAGTCATTCCCTTCCCAGATCAGAGCACTCACTTTGGCAGACGCTGGGCTGGTGTTCTGCAGCCAAAACAGATGGTTCTAGAAAAGAGAGAGGAGTGCAAAAGCTGGGTCAGCTCTTTCTGTCCTGCTGTAAGTAACACCTTTGCCTATAACGCATTTGGATTGAGGGGGAAATTCCATTTTGGGTTCAATACTTTGTTTTGGGAtaagcagccctgcagaggggagggatAGAGTCGATCATGAATCACTGATATAATTTTGAGCGCTTCAGATTTCCAGTGTAACTCTGACTTCATCCAGGCTGCTCACCTTATACCAACAGCATCCTCGTGTGCCACTCATGTTTGGGAAGGcagggggaagagggagaagcaCTCCTGGATGCAAATCACCAACCTGCTGGAACACATCCTCCTTGGGGTCCCTGCGGGAGTCCCCGCGGGAGCGCTCCTCGCTGTCGCTGGTGCCCGAGGAGCGGCACTCGGGGCCGTGCAGGAGATCGTCCCACAGCATGTCCTCGGTCTCCGAGTCCTGCCGGGTGCTCTCCGAGTCCCGCCGGCTCCCGCCGCAGCTCCGCGGCGCCGCGCTCAGGCACGCCCTGGGGTCCTGCAGCACGGCAAAGGTCACACGGCACAGCCCCATCGTGGCTTGTACGACCAGcacctcctcctcatcctcctccttctcatcctcctcctcctctttcccctctTCTCCCCCAGCTTCCCACAGCTTTGAGTGCTCCCAGTTGCACCCACACGGTAGAAATGGTTTAAGACAATGTCTGGGGAAAAAGCATTTCTATACCAGAAATGCagacagatatatatatatatatctatctaatatatatctaatatatatctaatatatatctaattatatatataatacatataatataaaTACCACACAGAGCCCATTGATTCCCTACCTCTATTCCCAAcctacaaaataaaaactgatgtactcattttaatacaaaaatgtccttttttatGACTTTTGAATAGTctgttttaagattttatttatattttgtattaatttatatatctccatatttataataaaatatttatattttattttcaggtagGGGCAAAAAACCAAAGTAATGAAGTGACTGAGTATATTCTCACAGAAGAGATTTATTCCTTCATTACAGGAGTTGGAcctgatccttgtgggtcccttccaactaaGGACAgtctgtgattttaaaatcaaaatttattaGCTTAAAAGCTgcaagcacagcactgcctcccAACCACAAGAGCAATTGCAGCAATTGCAGGAGCAATTAGAGGCAGCTTGGACTGTCCTTTGCTGTCAAGAGAGTtagttatttgtttgtttgtttgtttgtttaacaaAGCAGCACAATCAGGACTGTGAACACTGTGAAAGTTTACAAGGCTGccaagcagcagggaaggaagagaggatTCTGAAGCACAAACATTTCATAACTGTCTGTTCTGATGGaggggggttggaatgagatgagctttaaggtcccttccagcccacccctttctctgattctgtgaccCCTGCCAGGCCTGGGAAAGCTCCCTCTCCTGACTTGACAACCATACCTGCCTGTACAATGTGGATTCCAGCTCAGACTCCACAACACTGTCAGAGTCTCTGGCAGCTTTCAGGGCTTGCTTGACCTGCCAAGACCAAAGGAAAACCACCTCATTAtccacagcaaaacaaactgTGGAGAGCAGCACTAATCCCACCTGGGTACCTGTGAGACAGCCTGGTTGAGAGAAACCAGAGGcctcctcttcttctcctcGTAGCTGTTGTCACTGGAAGCCCCCTCCATGCTGGCGCGCAGCAGGAGCCGCTGAGCCATGGCCTCGGCGTCCTCAGCGTCCTCCTCGCTC
The sequence above is a segment of the Camarhynchus parvulus chromosome 26, STF_HiC, whole genome shotgun sequence genome. Coding sequences within it:
- the PHTF1 gene encoding putative homeodomain transcription factor 1 gives rise to the protein MACRDAISWYQKKIGAYDQQIWEKAVEQTQMKGFKNKPKKKGHIQPDLIDVDLISGSTFAKAKPEIPWTSLTRKGIVRVVFFPLFSQWWIQVTSQRIFMWLLVLYVMQVVAVVLYFTVPVVSASEVMGPLCLMLLLGTVHCQIVSTQVNRAAGSNGLSRRRRKLRKAVGVDGNSWCSPDRTSKEEQSGSAALLTNLSSLLFQRRNRRLKLVAEKWTETESCVSAMGDGIKARQARSEHRLLHSKEKSKLSDGEKSHQEDGTNRDGASDELSSEEDAEDAEAMAQRLLLRASMEGASSDNSYEEKKRRPLVSLNQAVSQVKQALKAARDSDSVVESELESTLYRQDPRACLSAAPRSCGGSRRDSESTRQDSETEDMLWDDLLHGPECRSSGTSDSEERSRGDSRRDPKEDVFQQNHLFWLQNTSPASAKVSALIWEGNDCKKVDMSVLEISGIIMSRVNAHQQGVGYQMLGNIITIGLAFLPFLYRLFRTDNLEQLCSISLVELLHIFCGAPISAPVLILSAINFLERLCLTWMFFFMMCVAERTYKQRFLFAKLFSHITSARKARKYEIPHFRLKKVENIKIWLSLRSYLKRRGPQRSVDVVVSSVFLLALSIAFICCAQVLKGHKTFLSAAYNWEFLMWEAALLLFLLRLASLGSETNKKYSNISILLTEQINLYLKMEKKPNKKEQLSLVNNVLKLSTKLLKELDSPFRLYGLTMNPLIYNITRVVILSAVSGVISDLLGFNIRLWKIKP